In Shouchella patagoniensis, the following are encoded in one genomic region:
- a CDS encoding TRAP transporter small permease subunit — protein sequence MFQSFLVSYERFVHIVNNISVKAAGILLLFMMSLTFFDVLGRELYRPILGAHELTYLALAVFIFFSLGYTEQKKGHISVDFLVDKLPERAQVWLSLVIYLITFMLLTLMTWKTFSFSIQLSTTETGELGMPVSMFVMLCGIGLILYVLTVLLGLLKTIGEAVGTYES from the coding sequence ATGTTCCAGAGCTTCTTAGTTTCCTATGAGCGTTTTGTTCATATAGTAAATAATATTTCTGTAAAAGCGGCAGGGATTTTACTTTTATTTATGATGAGTCTCACCTTTTTTGATGTACTTGGCCGTGAATTATACAGACCGATCCTTGGGGCACATGAGCTAACCTATTTGGCTCTGGCGGTATTTATTTTTTTTAGTCTCGGATATACCGAACAGAAAAAAGGGCATATCTCAGTAGATTTTTTAGTAGATAAATTACCAGAACGTGCTCAAGTTTGGCTTTCGCTCGTTATCTATCTCATCACATTTATGTTGCTGACACTCATGACTTGGAAAACCTTTTCCTTCTCTATACAACTATCAACGACAGAAACAGGGGAACTCGGGATGCCTGTATCCATGTTTGTTATGCTGTGCGGAATTGGTTTAATCCTATATGTGTTAACTGTCTTACTAGGGTTGTTAAAAACGATCGGAGAGGCGGTGGGAACATATGAGTCCTGA
- a CDS encoding 4-hydroxybenzoate 3-monooxygenase, translating into MRTDVVIIGAGPAGLMLSYLLKKEGIHSVLLEKRSKQEIEETVRAGVLEQGTVDLLVKHGLDKRLKEIGHEHKGIYLQFNQERHRIDFPALTGGKKVVVYPQHEVIKDLLNAHDTIGTTIYYEVDNVKPEGLKTEAPKVSFTHKDSSAKEEINCDFVAGCDGFHGPCRKEIMDCSEFEHLYDYGWLGILAETKPASDELVYANHENGFALLSTRTPELQRYYLQVDRKDDIANWSDDRIWTELNTRVSMGKGQEVTPGTITQKNIVSMRSFVCETMQYGRLFLAGDAAHIVPPTGAKGMNLAISDVQILAKGLCAYYQDGTESMLNRYADIALRRIWKAQRFSAFMTNMLHTNPSATPFERKLQLSELSYLVSSEASKQSLAENYTGLPIEWDDKKEMAVV; encoded by the coding sequence ATGCGTACAGATGTCGTCATTATAGGAGCTGGACCTGCAGGATTGATGCTATCCTATCTTCTGAAAAAGGAAGGCATTCATTCTGTTTTACTAGAGAAACGCTCAAAACAGGAAATTGAAGAGACGGTGCGAGCTGGTGTACTTGAACAAGGAACTGTTGATCTACTTGTTAAACATGGTTTGGACAAGCGGTTAAAGGAAATCGGACATGAACATAAAGGAATCTATTTACAGTTTAATCAAGAACGACATCGGATTGATTTTCCTGCTTTGACAGGTGGGAAGAAAGTGGTTGTTTATCCACAACACGAAGTAATTAAAGACTTATTAAACGCTCATGATACGATTGGGACAACCATTTATTATGAAGTCGACAATGTAAAGCCAGAGGGGTTAAAAACGGAAGCGCCAAAAGTCTCTTTTACACATAAAGACTCAAGTGCAAAAGAAGAAATCAACTGTGATTTTGTCGCAGGATGCGATGGGTTTCACGGTCCGTGTCGAAAAGAAATAATGGATTGCAGCGAGTTCGAACATCTATATGACTACGGTTGGTTAGGTATTCTAGCAGAAACAAAACCTGCAAGTGATGAGCTTGTTTACGCTAATCACGAAAATGGGTTTGCTCTTTTAAGTACACGCACGCCTGAATTGCAACGCTATTATTTGCAAGTTGATCGGAAAGATGACATTGCTAACTGGTCTGATGATCGAATTTGGACAGAGTTGAATACTCGAGTAAGTATGGGAAAGGGTCAAGAAGTCACACCAGGTACGATTACGCAAAAGAATATTGTTTCGATGCGCAGCTTTGTTTGTGAAACGATGCAATATGGACGTCTGTTTTTAGCTGGGGATGCTGCGCACATTGTTCCCCCAACAGGAGCAAAGGGTATGAATCTCGCAATCAGTGATGTACAAATTCTCGCAAAGGGACTTTGTGCTTATTATCAAGACGGTACAGAGTCGATGCTGAACCGTTATGCAGACATTGCGCTTCGTAGAATTTGGAAAGCCCAACGCTTCTCTGCCTTTATGACAAATATGTTGCATACTAATCCAAGTGCAACTCCGTTCGAACGAAAGCTTCAGCTAAGTGAACTCTCGTATCTCGTTTCTTCTGAAGCTTCTAAACAATCGTTAGCAGAAAATTATACAGGTTTGCCAATTGAATGGGATGATAAAAAAGAAATGGCAGTAGTATAA
- a CDS encoding 2-keto-4-pentenoate hydratase, producing MEATLQRKLATFLLEAEENVHDVKRITETKVPELTVDQAYKIQRDLVDLKLKKGLTIVGPKMGLTSKAKMDQMNVKDPIYGYIFSNMVHEGGSNISRKELIHPKVEAEIAFVLGEDIEGPGITAAQVLRATAYIVPAIEIIDSRYENFKFTLPDVIADNASSSKVVIGDKIKLPNELDLALVGTTLEINGELKAAGAGAAVLGHPAHAVAMLVNMLAKSGEKLHKGEVILSGAITEAILVESGDTVYAKWDGLGEVSFSFVD from the coding sequence ATGGAAGCAACTTTACAGAGAAAATTAGCTACTTTTTTATTAGAAGCAGAAGAAAATGTCCATGATGTAAAGCGCATTACAGAGACAAAGGTGCCAGAGTTAACGGTCGATCAAGCGTATAAAATTCAACGTGACCTTGTCGATCTGAAACTTAAAAAAGGCTTAACAATTGTTGGGCCAAAAATGGGGCTTACAAGCAAAGCGAAAATGGACCAGATGAATGTGAAGGATCCCATTTACGGTTATATTTTCTCTAATATGGTTCATGAGGGTGGAAGCAACATCTCTCGTAAAGAATTGATTCACCCGAAAGTTGAAGCGGAAATTGCCTTCGTCTTAGGTGAAGATATTGAAGGACCAGGCATTACTGCGGCTCAAGTGTTACGGGCAACAGCGTATATTGTCCCTGCCATTGAGATCATTGACAGCCGCTATGAAAATTTCAAATTTACATTGCCAGATGTTATTGCAGATAATGCCTCTTCTTCAAAAGTTGTTATTGGCGACAAAATCAAGCTTCCTAACGAACTTGATCTTGCATTAGTGGGCACAACACTTGAAATAAACGGGGAGCTAAAAGCGGCAGGAGCCGGTGCGGCAGTGCTCGGGCACCCTGCTCATGCTGTAGCAATGCTCGTTAATATGTTAGCAAAATCGGGTGAAAAATTGCATAAAGGCGAAGTCATTTTGTCTGGAGCGATTACTGAAGCCATTCTTGTGGAATCAGGGGATACTGTTTATGCAAAATGGGATGGCCTTGGGGAGGTTTCGTTTTCTTTTGTAGATTAA
- a CDS encoding aldehyde dehydrogenase family protein, whose amino-acid sequence MEMFESIVTSYVNGEWIKGGSNRTYEITNPYDNSVLTTVSIASTEQTEQAFAAAKQAQKQWAKTSADERKAVLERASAYLETNRDEIVQVLSKETGGTQVKAAVEFGLALEVLHEAYHIVHAIDEVKEVPGHIEGKRNEIHRLPLGVISSITPFNFPFNLSMRTIAPAIALGNSVVHKPDIQVGMSGGVIIAKAFEHAGLPEGVLNMLLTDIEEIGDLMLTNPDSQLISFTGSTAVGRQIGAIAGRELKRVSLELGGNSPFIVLADANVDHAVDAAIFGKFIHQGQICMIINRMIVHESLHDVFVDKFVEKAKALPVGDPADPKTVIGPLVNEHQLEKALKMIEKAKEAGASVALEGKRIGNALSPYVFTEALNDSELAQTELFAPIATIIKASSDEEAVALANETDHGLSSAIFSTDTEKATELALSIDAGMTHINDQTVNDAPNIPFGGIKASGLGRFGNPWIVDEFTTMKWVSVQSKQRNYPF is encoded by the coding sequence ATGGAAATGTTTGAATCGATCGTTACAAGTTATGTGAATGGTGAATGGATAAAAGGCGGAAGTAATAGGACGTATGAGATTACAAATCCGTATGATAACAGTGTTTTAACGACTGTCTCAATTGCCTCAACAGAACAAACTGAACAAGCTTTTGCAGCTGCAAAACAAGCACAGAAACAGTGGGCAAAAACAAGCGCAGATGAGCGGAAAGCGGTTTTGGAAAGAGCTTCTGCCTATTTAGAAACCAATCGAGATGAAATCGTTCAAGTGCTAAGCAAGGAGACTGGAGGAACGCAGGTAAAGGCTGCGGTTGAGTTTGGTTTAGCTCTAGAAGTGCTTCATGAGGCATACCATATTGTTCATGCGATTGATGAGGTGAAGGAAGTACCTGGACATATTGAAGGCAAACGGAATGAGATCCATCGTTTACCACTAGGCGTTATTTCGTCAATTACACCTTTTAACTTTCCATTCAACCTATCAATGCGGACGATTGCACCGGCAATTGCACTAGGCAATTCTGTCGTTCACAAACCTGACATTCAAGTTGGGATGAGTGGTGGCGTCATTATAGCTAAAGCATTTGAACACGCTGGATTGCCGGAGGGGGTCCTTAATATGCTTTTAACCGATATTGAAGAAATCGGTGATTTAATGCTAACGAATCCTGATTCACAGTTAATTAGCTTTACGGGTTCTACTGCCGTCGGACGCCAAATCGGAGCGATTGCAGGACGTGAGTTAAAACGTGTGTCTCTCGAATTAGGCGGAAATAGCCCATTTATTGTATTAGCTGATGCGAATGTAGATCATGCTGTAGATGCAGCAATCTTCGGCAAATTTATCCACCAAGGACAGATCTGTATGATTATTAATCGCATGATTGTGCATGAGTCACTTCATGATGTGTTTGTAGATAAATTTGTAGAAAAAGCAAAAGCTCTCCCCGTCGGTGATCCAGCTGATCCAAAGACTGTTATTGGTCCACTGGTCAATGAACATCAACTCGAAAAGGCACTTAAGATGATCGAGAAAGCGAAGGAAGCGGGTGCAAGTGTTGCTCTCGAAGGAAAGCGGATTGGCAATGCGCTTTCCCCATATGTATTTACGGAGGCTTTAAACGATAGTGAACTAGCCCAAACAGAGCTCTTTGCACCAATTGCGACGATCATTAAAGCATCATCAGATGAAGAAGCCGTTGCTCTTGCCAATGAAACCGATCATGGGTTAAGTTCTGCAATTTTCTCAACTGATACAGAAAAGGCAACTGAACTTGCGTTATCCATTGATGCCGGGATGACTCATATTAATGATCAAACCGTGAATGATGCCCCAAATATACCTTTTGGGGGAATTAAAGCTAGTGGGCTAGGACGCTTTGGAAACCCATGGATCGTAGATGAATTTACAACAATGAAGTGGGTTTCCGTTCAATCGAAACAAAGAAACTATCCATTCTAA
- a CDS encoding aldehyde dehydrogenase → MSSLSTEKKTTGIDCKNYINGQYKDAVSSKIFENINPATEEVLGTVAEGSKEDVDLAVKAARRALNGRWKTMPLAERSKIIRRIGDIILERQEELANLEALDTGKPVSLANKIDIPRAAYNFHFFADYMTTLGTEAYQQDDQALHYALRKPVGVIGMINPWNLPLLLLTWKLAPCLAAGNTAVMKPAEWTPMTATVLAEICTEAGVPDGVVNLVHGFGPGSAGEAISQHEDVDAITFTGETSTGTAIMKSAADTLKKLSYELGGKNPNIIFADSNLDEVVETTIKSSFINQGEVCLCGSRIYVERPAYDEFLEKFVAKTKELKVGDPFADDTNVGAMVSKAHYEKVLSYMAIAKEDGGTILTGGKKAEGFAKGFFLEPTIVVGLDRQARCVREEIFGPIVTVIPFDLEDEVVAQVNDTHYGLSASIWTNDLRRTHRVADAIEAGIIWVNTWFLRDLRTPFGGMKQSGIGREGGLHSFEFYSELKNVTIKL, encoded by the coding sequence ATGAGTTCTCTTTCAACAGAAAAAAAGACAACTGGTATTGACTGCAAAAACTATATTAACGGTCAGTATAAAGATGCTGTTTCCAGCAAAATATTTGAAAACATTAACCCAGCAACAGAAGAAGTGCTTGGAACGGTTGCAGAAGGATCAAAAGAAGATGTTGATCTTGCAGTAAAAGCAGCAAGACGTGCTTTAAATGGTCGTTGGAAAACGATGCCCTTGGCTGAACGGTCAAAAATTATTCGGCGCATTGGTGACATAATCCTCGAACGCCAGGAGGAATTGGCAAATTTAGAAGCGCTTGATACGGGAAAACCAGTTTCTTTGGCAAACAAAATAGATATTCCAAGAGCGGCGTACAACTTCCATTTCTTTGCTGATTATATGACGACCCTTGGAACAGAGGCGTATCAACAAGATGATCAAGCGCTCCATTATGCACTTCGTAAACCCGTTGGCGTTATCGGTATGATTAATCCATGGAACTTACCATTGTTGTTATTAACGTGGAAACTAGCACCTTGTTTAGCAGCGGGAAACACCGCGGTTATGAAGCCAGCAGAGTGGACGCCAATGACTGCAACCGTTTTAGCGGAGATTTGTACGGAAGCGGGCGTGCCAGATGGTGTTGTAAACCTTGTACATGGCTTTGGGCCGGGGTCAGCAGGAGAAGCGATTTCCCAACACGAAGATGTAGATGCCATCACATTCACAGGGGAAACAAGTACAGGGACAGCCATTATGAAGTCTGCAGCAGATACGTTAAAAAAACTATCTTATGAGCTTGGTGGCAAAAACCCAAACATTATATTTGCTGATTCTAATTTGGATGAAGTAGTGGAAACAACAATCAAATCAAGTTTTATTAATCAAGGTGAGGTTTGCTTATGTGGATCTCGAATTTACGTAGAGCGCCCTGCATATGATGAATTTCTTGAAAAGTTTGTTGCTAAAACAAAAGAGTTAAAAGTGGGAGATCCATTTGCTGACGACACAAATGTTGGTGCGATGGTTTCAAAAGCACATTATGAAAAAGTCCTTTCTTATATGGCGATCGCAAAAGAAGATGGCGGTACAATCCTTACTGGCGGAAAAAAAGCAGAAGGTTTTGCAAAAGGTTTCTTTCTTGAACCGACCATTGTTGTAGGGCTCGATCGACAAGCGCGTTGTGTACGCGAAGAGATTTTTGGGCCCATTGTAACGGTTATCCCTTTTGACCTTGAAGATGAAGTAGTTGCTCAAGTAAATGACACACATTACGGATTATCAGCAAGCATTTGGACAAATGACTTGCGTCGTACTCACCGTGTGGCTGATGCAATTGAAGCAGGAATTATTTGGGTAAATACATGGTTCCTTCGTGATTTACGGACCCCCTTTGGTGGCATGAAACAAAGTGGTATTGGTCGAGAAGGTGGATTGCATAGCTTTGAATTTTACTCTGAATTAAAGAATGTGACCATTAAATTATAA
- a CDS encoding amidohydrolase family protein has protein sequence MIDCHTHFIPEAVQTWLKDHQEQLNAKWIPKGQDQTLLSINNKWAFPLTLPFIDLALYETTYQKAQVKQAIISPVPQLFLYDFESDVTNDLASVYNHALSEITSHNDSFLGLATVSLQNPVRAAEQLETAMNQGLLGAIIGPGVGTDTLSNERFIPFFEAANLRKALLFIHPLLNEDPRLSKLKMPNLIGVPFETTIAGSDLILSGMLDRFPDIHFLLAHGGGFLPYQIGRMEKGVDSWSSEYRHLSRRPLDYAKQLYFDSVLWNDEALTFLMKTVGATQVIPGSDFPFELKQWPLGPESANTNPSFLHVNQPTK, from the coding sequence ATGATTGATTGTCATACACATTTTATTCCTGAAGCTGTTCAAACATGGTTAAAAGATCATCAAGAACAGTTAAATGCCAAGTGGATTCCAAAAGGGCAAGATCAAACGCTTTTATCCATTAATAATAAGTGGGCTTTCCCACTCACTCTGCCATTTATTGATCTCGCATTATACGAAACAACATACCAAAAAGCACAAGTTAAACAAGCAATTATCTCACCTGTTCCACAATTATTTTTATATGATTTTGAGTCAGATGTAACCAATGACCTCGCATCCGTTTATAATCATGCACTGAGCGAGATCACCAGCCACAACGACTCTTTTTTGGGGCTTGCCACTGTTAGTTTACAAAATCCAGTCCGAGCGGCAGAGCAGTTGGAAACCGCAATGAATCAAGGGTTACTTGGAGCAATAATTGGTCCCGGAGTAGGGACGGATACATTATCTAATGAGCGATTCATCCCTTTTTTCGAGGCGGCGAATCTGCGTAAAGCGCTCCTTTTTATTCATCCATTATTAAATGAGGATCCACGCCTTTCCAAGCTGAAAATGCCAAACCTCATTGGTGTACCATTTGAGACCACGATTGCTGGATCAGACTTAATTCTAAGTGGGATGCTTGATCGCTTTCCTGACATTCACTTTCTCCTTGCTCACGGAGGTGGGTTCCTGCCATATCAAATCGGCAGAATGGAAAAAGGCGTTGATTCTTGGTCAAGCGAATACAGACACTTGAGCCGTCGTCCACTTGACTATGCAAAGCAACTCTACTTTGATTCCGTTCTTTGGAATGACGAAGCCTTAACCTTTTTAATGAAGACGGTTGGGGCTACTCAAGTCATTCCCGGTTCCGATTTTCCATTTGAGTTAAAGCAGTGGCCACTTGGACCTGAGTCAGCAAACACAAACCCTTCATTTTTACACGTTAACCAACCAACTAAATAA
- a CDS encoding IclR family transcriptional regulator — MKAIAEKRDYTLSSVRNAMRVLRCFSMDEPEMKLTDIAKKLDMGKSTVSRMMTTLAREGFVEKNPVNQQYRLGLSILSLASVCTATYEIHKEAMPVLHELSEKTKETSHIAILDANDIIYLHKVESKHQVRAFTHIGKRNPSYCTSSGKVLLAHHTHQKDILDSIEENGFKAYTKKTITDRKKLESILMEVKEKGYALSIEELSDGVITIAAPVRDYTGSVIASVNLIGPVQRLNDYSIPSHIKRVVEAGKAISQKLGYRNRGGFL, encoded by the coding sequence TTGAAAGCGATTGCAGAAAAACGCGACTACACGCTCTCTTCTGTCCGTAACGCCATGCGTGTGCTCCGTTGCTTCTCAATGGATGAACCTGAAATGAAATTAACGGATATCGCAAAGAAATTGGATATGGGAAAGAGTACCGTTAGTCGGATGATGACAACTCTTGCTCGCGAGGGGTTTGTTGAAAAGAATCCAGTTAATCAACAATATCGCCTAGGTTTATCCATTCTTTCCCTCGCAAGCGTCTGCACAGCGACTTATGAGATTCATAAAGAAGCAATGCCAGTCCTTCATGAACTGAGTGAGAAAACAAAAGAAACGTCCCATATTGCCATTCTTGATGCCAATGATATTATCTATCTCCATAAAGTAGAGAGCAAGCATCAGGTGCGTGCCTTTACACACATCGGAAAACGAAATCCTAGTTACTGTACAAGCTCTGGCAAAGTGTTATTAGCTCACCATACACATCAAAAAGACATTCTTGATTCCATCGAAGAAAATGGGTTTAAAGCTTATACAAAAAAGACCATCACAGACCGGAAAAAACTTGAATCTATCCTCATGGAAGTGAAAGAAAAAGGGTACGCCCTCAGCATCGAAGAACTATCAGATGGCGTGATTACGATCGCAGCTCCTGTCCGTGACTATACAGGTTCTGTAATCGCTTCTGTTAATTTGATTGGCCCTGTCCAACGATTAAACGACTATTCGATCCCTTCTCATATTAAACGGGTTGTTGAAGCTGGAAAGGCCATTTCTCAAAAATTAGGATATCGAAATAGAGGGGGATTCTTATGA
- a CDS encoding nuclease-related domain-containing protein, with protein sequence MISTIKHRTAPTQLLALKALEQRLPLDHPKRANVEMDLMKQKARFAGERRVNYYLAFLPKVMHYRLFYDLRLKDKHDVQLDTLILTTNYIVLLETKHYTEYSEINELSQQLHHKQNHTETIPQPLEQIYRKQIELGNIFAANQLPPIPIYSYVLFTSPFNNIDLTQAPLDSEQMIRIDSLPKTIEQLNHKNDYCYLTNQDIKSLSRLLLEMHKPHSKSPLEIYSISRSDLIYGVFCPNCKYSTLKRNHYQHHWKCLSCSYLGKEDHVKALLDYALLFQKQITNSEARRFLNIQSRDQVYRILLGVLGRPNGHRYSLKTLLHD encoded by the coding sequence TTGATCTCAACAATAAAACATCGAACTGCCCCTACTCAACTCCTCGCTTTAAAAGCACTCGAACAACGCCTTCCCCTCGACCACCCTAAGCGAGCGAATGTCGAAATGGATTTGATGAAACAAAAAGCCCGCTTTGCTGGTGAACGCAGGGTCAATTACTATCTGGCTTTTCTTCCAAAGGTAATGCACTATAGGCTCTTTTATGACCTTCGTTTAAAGGATAAACATGACGTTCAATTAGATACACTTATCCTAACGACAAACTATATCGTTCTACTAGAAACGAAACATTATACTGAATATAGCGAAATCAATGAGTTGAGTCAGCAATTGCACCACAAGCAAAACCACACAGAAACAATCCCACAGCCACTTGAGCAAATCTATCGCAAGCAAATTGAATTAGGTAATATCTTCGCTGCTAACCAGCTTCCTCCCATACCTATTTATAGTTATGTCCTTTTCACTTCACCGTTCAACAACATTGACCTGACCCAAGCTCCACTAGATTCGGAGCAAATGATTCGAATCGACTCGTTACCAAAAACAATTGAACAACTTAATCATAAAAATGACTATTGCTACTTAACAAATCAAGACATAAAGAGCCTCTCACGTCTACTGCTGGAAATGCATAAACCGCATTCGAAAAGTCCTCTAGAAATATACTCAATCTCACGCTCTGACTTAATTTATGGCGTTTTTTGTCCCAACTGTAAATACTCCACTTTAAAGCGAAACCACTATCAACACCATTGGAAATGTCTGTCTTGTAGCTACTTAGGTAAAGAAGATCACGTCAAAGCATTGCTTGATTATGCCCTTCTATTTCAAAAACAGATAACTAACAGCGAGGCGAGAAGATTCCTTAATATCCAATCCCGAGACCAAGTGTATCGAATATTACTAGGGGTACTCGGTCGCCCCAATGGCCATCGCTATTCTTTAAAAACACTTCTACATGATTAA
- a CDS encoding TRAP transporter large permease translates to MSPELIGIVGILALFFLLLVKVPVGISLILVGFVGCWALAGLSPSLAQLGMVGFSTASNHSLSVMPMFILMGMFLSYSGLAKDLFSAVNHWGGKVSGGLGMATVGASAIFSSISGSVNATTATLAKVALPEMKVYKYNPGLAAACVAAGGTLGVLLPPSVILILYGILTMEPVGELLIAGIVPGVILTLFFMLTVYIQVRRNPTLAPRTDIDSSMPEKLKSLTKIWPFAVVFLISMGGIYMGFFTPTEAGGVGAAGALIVALAMRRLGWKGLFDSLEETVRLTAMIFLILIGASLFGQFLALSQVPTVVTSAISSMDVSPYVIIVLLLIIFFILGLFLEGIAILVLTLPIVYPIVTQLGFDGIWFGVIMVMVFNMGVITPPLGISVFVINGVARDIPVQTIFRGVIPMLITMVLFTILLVIFPEIVTFLPNLMQ, encoded by the coding sequence ATGAGTCCTGAGTTAATAGGAATCGTAGGAATTCTTGCTCTCTTTTTCTTGTTGTTAGTGAAAGTGCCAGTAGGCATCTCACTGATTCTTGTAGGTTTTGTTGGCTGTTGGGCATTAGCAGGTCTCAGTCCTTCGCTTGCGCAACTCGGTATGGTTGGATTTAGCACAGCAAGTAATCACAGCTTAAGCGTCATGCCGATGTTTATTTTAATGGGAATGTTTTTATCCTATAGCGGTTTAGCTAAAGATTTATTCAGCGCAGTGAACCACTGGGGTGGAAAAGTAAGTGGTGGTCTTGGCATGGCGACGGTAGGGGCATCAGCCATTTTCTCCTCAATCTCTGGTTCAGTTAACGCGACCACTGCGACTTTAGCAAAAGTGGCGTTACCTGAAATGAAAGTGTATAAATACAACCCAGGCTTGGCTGCAGCATGCGTTGCGGCAGGTGGGACATTAGGGGTATTGCTTCCTCCAAGTGTTATTTTAATTTTATATGGCATCCTGACGATGGAGCCTGTTGGAGAACTACTCATTGCAGGTATTGTTCCAGGTGTGATATTAACTTTATTCTTTATGTTAACTGTATATATTCAAGTTAGACGAAATCCAACACTTGCCCCAAGAACTGATATTGATTCCAGCATGCCAGAGAAATTAAAATCTCTAACAAAGATATGGCCCTTTGCTGTTGTCTTTTTAATTAGTATGGGCGGAATTTATATGGGGTTCTTTACACCAACTGAGGCAGGAGGCGTTGGTGCTGCAGGGGCACTTATCGTAGCGCTTGCAATGCGCCGTCTTGGTTGGAAAGGGCTATTTGATTCATTAGAAGAAACGGTGCGTTTAACAGCTATGATTTTCTTGATTTTGATTGGCGCATCTCTATTTGGACAATTCTTAGCACTTAGTCAAGTGCCAACAGTCGTCACATCGGCTATATCATCAATGGACGTATCTCCATATGTCATCATAGTGCTACTTCTTATTATCTTTTTTATTTTAGGGTTGTTTCTAGAAGGGATTGCTATACTTGTTTTAACCTTACCTATCGTTTATCCGATTGTGACTCAACTTGGTTTTGATGGGATTTGGTTTGGTGTCATTATGGTCATGGTCTTTAATATGGGAGTCATTACCCCACCGCTTGGGATTAGCGTTTTTGTCATTAATGGTGTGGCAAGAGATATTCCAGTTCAAACGATTTTTAGGGGCGTCATTCCCATGCTGATTACAATGGTCTTATTTACGATCTTGCTCGTCATTTTTCCAGAGATTGTTACATTCTTACCGAATCTCATGCAATAA
- a CDS encoding 2-keto-4-pentenoate hydratase, with protein MGIKAIAQELLEAEKTQQSVAPLSERGTSFSVKDAYQVQLEMVKSKVKEGHKIVGKKIGLTSKPMQQLLGVDEPDYGHLFSNMVAENESVIPLDRVIQPKVEAEIAFVLKETLSGPNVTKEDVLKATDYVVPSIEIVDSRVRDWKITLADTIADNASSCFYVLGTTSKQVKEIDLVQLGMVLYKNGEIVETGVGAMAMGNPAECVAWLANKLHAFGASLNAGEVILSGALSAAVVAEPGDHFTAKLAHLGEVNIRFAKND; from the coding sequence ATGGGAATCAAAGCAATCGCACAAGAATTACTTGAAGCAGAAAAAACACAACAATCCGTCGCTCCACTATCGGAGCGCGGAACCTCTTTCAGTGTCAAAGACGCATACCAAGTTCAATTAGAGATGGTGAAATCAAAGGTAAAAGAAGGCCATAAGATCGTAGGCAAAAAAATCGGCCTAACATCTAAACCAATGCAACAACTGCTTGGAGTGGATGAACCGGATTATGGACACTTATTTTCGAATATGGTTGCTGAAAATGAAAGCGTTATACCATTGGATCGTGTGATACAACCAAAAGTCGAAGCAGAGATTGCGTTCGTGTTAAAAGAGACATTATCCGGTCCAAACGTAACAAAGGAAGATGTATTAAAAGCAACGGACTATGTCGTTCCTTCAATTGAGATCGTTGATAGCAGAGTAAGAGATTGGAAGATTACACTCGCTGATACGATCGCAGACAATGCTTCTTCATGCTTTTACGTACTTGGAACAACAAGTAAGCAAGTGAAAGAAATCGATCTAGTCCAACTTGGTATGGTTCTTTATAAAAACGGCGAAATTGTCGAAACAGGAGTAGGCGCAATGGCAATGGGAAATCCAGCAGAATGTGTCGCTTGGCTTGCGAATAAATTGCATGCGTTTGGTGCGTCGCTTAATGCTGGAGAAGTCATTTTGTCAGGGGCATTATCGGCGGCGGTTGTGGCTGAACCAGGAGATCATTTTACAGCAAAACTTGCTCATTTAGGTGAAGTGAATATTCGATTTGCCAAAAACGATTAA